The Deinococcus koreensis genome window below encodes:
- the aroB gene encoding 3-dehydroquinate synthase, with protein MRRIEVGGAGPAHRYEVRVGAGLLETVSLPQRHIALIHPDDLPAEFVARVQVALSPTLTVSVPARDDCKTIEVLGRVLSQLAAANLPRDGAVVGLGGGAATDLAGFVAASYLRGVAFYTLPTTLLGMVDAAVGGKTGVNLPEGKNLVGAFWPPRAVWCDTDTLGTLPPAVFREGAAEAFKHGLIQDPSLLPRVLAPEFRPGGALLEDTVADAVAVKAGVVTRDLTEQGERAFLNFGHTLAHALEAVTHHALPHGEAVAYGMHYAAHLGRALGGADLTPDTLAFLRWQRPAPLPRLSFDDVMPFMARDKKADADGVRFVLLRELVRPYLTRVESGVLKSEFAAWQAEVSQGW; from the coding sequence GTGCGACGGATTGAGGTCGGCGGGGCCGGCCCGGCCCACCGCTACGAGGTCAGGGTCGGCGCCGGCCTGCTGGAGACCGTCAGCCTGCCGCAGCGCCACATCGCCCTGATCCACCCGGACGACCTGCCGGCCGAGTTCGTGGCGCGAGTGCAGGTGGCCCTCTCCCCCACCCTGACCGTGAGCGTCCCCGCCCGCGACGACTGCAAGACCATAGAGGTGCTGGGCCGCGTGCTCTCGCAGCTGGCGGCGGCCAACCTGCCCCGCGACGGCGCCGTGGTGGGCCTCGGGGGCGGCGCGGCGACCGATCTGGCGGGCTTCGTGGCGGCCAGCTACCTGCGCGGGGTGGCGTTCTATACCCTGCCGACCACCCTGCTGGGCATGGTGGACGCGGCGGTGGGCGGCAAGACCGGCGTGAACCTGCCGGAAGGCAAGAATCTGGTGGGCGCCTTCTGGCCGCCCAGAGCCGTGTGGTGCGACACGGACACCCTGGGCACCCTGCCGCCCGCCGTGTTCCGCGAGGGCGCCGCCGAGGCCTTCAAGCACGGGCTGATTCAAGACCCCAGCCTGCTGCCGCGCGTGCTGGCCCCCGAGTTCCGGCCCGGCGGCGCGCTGCTGGAGGACACCGTGGCCGACGCCGTGGCGGTGAAGGCCGGGGTGGTGACCCGCGACCTGACCGAGCAGGGCGAGCGCGCCTTCCTGAACTTCGGGCACACCCTGGCGCACGCGCTGGAGGCGGTGACCCACCACGCCCTGCCGCACGGCGAGGCGGTGGCCTACGGGATGCACTACGCCGCTCACCTGGGCCGCGCCCTGGGCGGCGCCGACCTGACCCCGGACACGCTGGCCTTCCTGCGCTGGCAGCGCCCGGCGCCCCTGCCCCGGCTGAGCTTCGACGACGTGATGCCCTTCATGGCGCGCGACAAGAAGGCCGACGCCGACGGCGTGCGCTTCGTGCTGCTGCGCGAGCTGGTCCGGCCGTACCTGACACGCGTGGAGAGCGGCGTTCTGAAGTCGGAGTTCGCCGCGTGGCAGGCCGAGGTCTCCCAGGGCTGGTGA
- a CDS encoding shikimate kinase has product MLAPSLIDRPVNWVALAGFMGTGKSRVGWELSRALALHFVDTDKLITRVVGKSIPEVFAQEGEGYFRACEQEVVRRVTRLDHAVISLGGGTFIQEENRRVLLGRGPVVVLWATPETVYARTKHSDRPLLRTDDPMGRIRHLMDERAPVYQQGTIHVHSDGRPSEEIVEEVIERLWNWADAQHAWAEAEALPPGLEERATD; this is encoded by the coding sequence ATGTTGGCCCCCAGCCTGATCGACCGCCCGGTGAACTGGGTGGCGCTGGCGGGCTTCATGGGCACTGGCAAGAGCCGCGTCGGCTGGGAGCTGTCGCGCGCCCTGGCCCTGCATTTCGTCGATACCGACAAGCTGATCACGCGGGTGGTGGGCAAGAGCATTCCCGAGGTGTTCGCGCAGGAAGGCGAGGGGTACTTCCGCGCCTGCGAGCAGGAGGTCGTGCGGCGCGTGACCCGGCTCGACCACGCGGTCATCAGCCTGGGCGGCGGCACCTTCATCCAGGAGGAGAACCGCCGGGTACTGCTCGGGCGCGGGCCGGTGGTCGTGCTGTGGGCCACACCCGAGACCGTCTACGCCCGCACCAAGCACAGCGACCGCCCCCTGCTCCGCACCGACGACCCGATGGGCCGTATCCGCCACCTGATGGATGAGCGCGCCCCGGTCTACCAGCAGGGCACCATCCACGTGCACAGCGACGGCCGCCCCTCCGAGGAGATCGTGGAGGAGGTGATCGAGCGGCTCTGGAACTGGGCCGACGCGCAGCACGCCTGGGCCGAGGCGGAGGCGCTGCCGCCGGGGCTGGAGGAACGTGCGACGGATTGA
- the aroC gene encoding chorismate synthase, with protein MRYLTAGESHGPQLTAIIEGLPAQLPLEKSDIDPWLRKRQGGYGRGRRMVIETDEAEILSGVRAGRTTGAPITLVIQNRDHRNWTEIMSPEPGGEPRKKALTDARPGHADLTGGIKYRHKDLRDVLERASARETAARVAVGSVALKLLSELGVQGANYVSSLAGIETRQAFSWDDLDAIEDSELRTPDVDAAARMRERIDQAKKDGDTLGGILEVRFRGLPVGLGSYVHYDRKLDGRIAQVCLSVQAMKGVEIGRAFENATRPGSGVHDAVYYREGSYARDTNAAGGLEAGMTNGEELIVRVAMKPIATLMKPLPTVNVVTHEPSDAARERSDTTAVPAAGVILQCVIGCVLAEAMLEKFGGDTMAEVQERVSAARAYSQAY; from the coding sequence ATGAGGTATCTGACCGCTGGGGAGTCGCACGGGCCGCAACTGACGGCCATCATCGAGGGGCTGCCGGCGCAGTTACCGCTGGAGAAGAGTGACATCGACCCGTGGCTCAGGAAGCGCCAGGGCGGCTACGGGCGCGGCCGGCGCATGGTCATCGAGACCGACGAGGCCGAGATCCTGAGCGGGGTACGTGCGGGGCGCACGACCGGCGCGCCGATCACGCTGGTCATCCAGAACAGGGATCACCGCAACTGGACGGAGATCATGTCGCCCGAGCCGGGCGGCGAGCCCCGCAAGAAGGCCCTGACCGACGCCCGCCCCGGCCACGCCGACCTGACCGGCGGCATCAAGTACCGCCACAAGGATCTGCGCGACGTGCTGGAACGGGCCAGCGCCCGCGAGACGGCGGCGCGCGTGGCGGTGGGCTCGGTGGCCCTCAAGCTGCTCTCGGAGCTGGGCGTGCAGGGCGCGAATTATGTCTCTAGTCTGGCGGGCATCGAGACCCGGCAGGCCTTCTCCTGGGACGATCTGGACGCCATCGAGGATTCTGAGCTGCGCACCCCCGATGTCGACGCCGCCGCCCGGATGCGCGAGCGCATCGACCAGGCCAAGAAGGACGGCGACACGCTGGGCGGCATCCTGGAGGTGCGCTTCCGGGGCCTGCCGGTGGGCCTGGGCTCCTACGTGCACTACGACCGCAAGCTCGACGGCCGGATCGCCCAGGTGTGCCTGAGCGTGCAGGCTATGAAGGGGGTGGAGATCGGCCGGGCCTTCGAGAACGCCACGCGGCCGGGCAGCGGCGTGCACGACGCGGTGTACTACCGGGAGGGCAGCTACGCCCGCGACACCAACGCGGCGGGCGGCCTGGAAGCCGGCATGACCAACGGCGAGGAGCTGATCGTGCGGGTCGCCATGAAACCCATCGCCACCCTGATGAAGCCGCTGCCGACCGTGAACGTGGTCACGCACGAGCCCTCCGACGCGGCGCGCGAGCGCAGCGACACCACCGCCGTGCCCGCCGCCGGGGTGATCCTGCAGTGCGTGATCGGCTGCGTGCTGGCCGAGGCGATGCTGGAGAAGTTCGGGGGCGACACCATGGCGGAGGTGCAGGAACGGGTCAGCGCCGCGCGGGCCTACTCGCAGGCGTACTGA
- a CDS encoding secretin N-terminal domain-containing protein, with product MTRRYAILLLTAALGMAAAQTSTPAAAPAAGTAVADRGLSSAAVTFEIRRSGSDLTSVLVALAKSAGYDLIIEPNADEVLRTNSVASSSPAPAGSSSASAAAGTTVSYAFSNKPFNEVWPLVLDIYGLSYESLNIGGKTVLRVGLKPIQRIVKLPATLEAGAVERQLKLSFGTLRPATAQATQQGSGPATATSSQEEIVLDSTTMRIVAEPSSNSVIIRGTNQEVAQIERLLSQIVAAQGTPGAAPTQAQRIYSVKSSQADVVTLLGTQFPTLRVAPFGQSGQIVITGPQSQLDAALSLLGQVDRAPAPAAAAPATSQQVYTVKGAQADAVAVLGAQFPALKITPVGQTGQLVINGPQDQLTAALGLLAQVDRPAAAAPGTIQKVFTLVNASAEEIKATLEGTLARELATGDGTNLVPGATLINPLTGQPYTSGALANAPVSASTGAQTTANAPAGTAAPSAGASAVTIIADKRTNTVIVRGTAEQVAQVGDLIPRLDVRVPQINVQVRIQEITETAARSLGVDWNLGFGGFNVSAGKGGLTAAFDPTKSLVGFNLGPTLNTLQNQGLSKSVYDGAVTMQSGQRSLGSSTDTQNSSSSAAASIKSGGRLELNIPSVGANVPPIQKQIDYGVNLDFFSPQVAPDGSITLRVRGQINDLTTVINNSTVPNLLQFTNSEAQTTLTLKNGETVLLSGLLKTKETQNNDGVPFLSSLPVVGALFGKQSTRKEQTQLLVVITGTIVQ from the coding sequence ATGACTAGACGCTACGCAATTCTCCTGCTGACCGCCGCGCTCGGCATGGCCGCCGCGCAGACCTCCACCCCGGCCGCCGCTCCGGCAGCGGGCACAGCCGTGGCCGACCGTGGCCTGTCCAGCGCCGCCGTGACCTTCGAGATCCGGCGTTCCGGCAGCGACCTGACCTCGGTGCTCGTGGCCCTGGCGAAAAGCGCCGGCTACGACCTGATCATCGAACCCAACGCCGACGAGGTGCTGCGAACCAACAGCGTGGCGTCCTCCAGCCCGGCCCCCGCGGGCAGCTCCTCCGCCTCTGCGGCCGCCGGCACCACCGTGTCGTACGCCTTCAGCAACAAGCCCTTCAACGAGGTCTGGCCGCTGGTGCTGGACATCTACGGCCTGAGCTACGAGTCGCTGAACATCGGCGGCAAGACGGTGTTGCGGGTGGGCCTCAAGCCCATCCAGCGCATCGTGAAGCTGCCCGCCACCCTGGAGGCCGGCGCGGTCGAGCGGCAGCTGAAGCTGTCCTTCGGGACGCTGAGGCCCGCCACCGCACAGGCGACCCAGCAGGGAAGCGGCCCGGCCACCGCCACCTCCTCCCAGGAAGAGATCGTGCTGGACTCCACGACCATGCGGATCGTGGCCGAACCGTCCTCGAACTCGGTGATCATCCGGGGCACCAACCAGGAAGTCGCCCAGATCGAGCGGCTGCTCTCGCAGATCGTGGCCGCGCAGGGCACGCCGGGCGCGGCGCCCACCCAGGCCCAGCGCATCTACTCCGTCAAGAGCAGCCAGGCCGACGTGGTCACGCTGCTGGGCACCCAGTTCCCGACCCTGCGCGTGGCGCCCTTCGGGCAGAGCGGCCAGATCGTAATCACCGGGCCGCAGAGTCAGTTGGACGCCGCCCTGAGCCTGCTGGGCCAGGTCGATAGGGCCCCGGCCCCGGCCGCCGCCGCCCCCGCGACCTCGCAGCAGGTCTACACGGTCAAGGGCGCGCAGGCCGACGCCGTGGCCGTGCTGGGCGCCCAGTTCCCGGCCCTCAAGATCACGCCGGTCGGGCAGACCGGGCAACTGGTCATCAACGGCCCGCAGGATCAGCTCACGGCCGCCCTGGGCCTGCTCGCGCAGGTCGACCGGCCCGCCGCCGCCGCGCCCGGCACCATCCAGAAGGTGTTCACGCTGGTCAACGCCAGCGCCGAGGAGATCAAGGCAACCCTGGAGGGCACGCTGGCCCGCGAGCTGGCCACGGGCGACGGCACGAACCTGGTGCCGGGCGCCACCCTGATCAACCCGCTCACCGGGCAGCCCTACACCTCGGGTGCCCTGGCGAACGCGCCGGTCAGCGCCTCGACCGGCGCCCAGACCACGGCCAACGCGCCGGCGGGCACGGCGGCCCCGAGCGCGGGCGCCTCCGCCGTCACGATCATCGCCGACAAGCGCACCAACACCGTGATCGTGCGCGGCACGGCCGAGCAGGTCGCGCAGGTGGGCGATCTGATCCCCCGGCTGGACGTGCGGGTGCCGCAGATCAACGTGCAGGTCCGCATCCAGGAGATCACCGAGACGGCGGCCCGCAGCCTGGGCGTGGACTGGAACCTGGGCTTCGGCGGCTTCAACGTCTCGGCGGGCAAGGGGGGCCTCACGGCCGCCTTCGACCCCACCAAGAGCCTGGTGGGCTTCAACCTCGGGCCGACGCTGAATACCCTGCAGAACCAGGGCCTGAGCAAGAGCGTCTACGACGGCGCCGTGACCATGCAGAGCGGTCAGCGCTCGCTGGGCAGCTCCACCGACACCCAGAACTCGTCGAGCAGCGCGGCCGCCAGCATCAAGTCCGGCGGACGGCTGGAACTGAACATCCCCTCGGTGGGCGCGAACGTGCCGCCCATCCAAAAGCAGATCGACTACGGCGTGAACCTGGACTTCTTCAGCCCGCAGGTCGCCCCGGACGGCAGCATCACCCTGCGCGTGCGCGGCCAGATCAACGACCTGACGACCGTGATCAACAACTCGACCGTGCCGAACCTGCTGCAGTTCACCAACTCCGAGGCCCAGACCACCCTGACGCTGAAAAACGGCGAGACCGTGCTGCTCAGCGGCCTGCTCAAGACCAAGGAGACGCAGAACAACGACGGCGTGCCCTTCCTGTCGAGCCTGCCGGTGGTGGGCGCGCTGTTCGGCAAGCAGTCCACCCGCAAGGAGCAGACCCAGCTGCTGGTGGTCATCACCGGTACCATCGTCCAGTAA
- a CDS encoding type 4a pilus biogenesis protein PilO, translating to MLTKLSPRNQFLVALGLCLLLIGGWFTLRFQPRQQRIGELSGQLESLNTQVTSLRSAASRLPALREEVDTLRVEREKFLAALPSAANFGAVLDELRLTTAASGARMTNFAVQPGAVANLPGGVRPLNLTIGVRGKFTQMFQTLRSVETMSRFTTVSNVALQLPAASSFDPELEGSLGMTVYTFDASQAAAQAGGTEGAPAAPAAPAAPGGTQ from the coding sequence ATGTTGACTAAACTCTCTCCACGCAACCAGTTCCTGGTGGCGCTGGGGCTGTGCCTCCTGCTGATCGGCGGGTGGTTCACGCTGCGCTTCCAGCCCCGCCAGCAGCGGATCGGCGAGCTGAGCGGCCAGCTCGAATCGCTCAACACCCAGGTCACCAGCCTGAGATCGGCCGCCAGCCGCCTGCCCGCCCTGCGGGAGGAAGTCGACACCCTGCGGGTCGAGCGCGAGAAGTTCCTGGCCGCCCTGCCCAGCGCCGCCAACTTCGGCGCCGTGCTGGACGAGCTGCGCCTGACCACCGCCGCCAGCGGCGCCCGCATGACCAACTTCGCCGTGCAGCCGGGCGCCGTGGCCAACCTCCCCGGCGGCGTGCGGCCCCTGAACCTGACCATCGGCGTGCGCGGCAAGTTCACCCAGATGTTCCAGACCCTGCGCAGCGTGGAGACCATGAGCCGCTTCACCACGGTCAGCAACGTGGCCCTGCAGCTGCCGGCGGCCAGCTCCTTCGATCCGGAACTGGAAGGTTCTCTCGGCATGACGGTCTACACCTTCGATGCGTCGCAGGCCGCCGCGCAGGCCGGAGGAACCGAGGGGGCGCCCGCCGCTCCAGCCGCCCCGGCCGCCCCAGGAGGCACCCAGTGA
- a CDS encoding fimbrial assembly protein, with amino-acid sequence MVEINLLPQQYRKQSEPSAWRFAMYALVPVTVAAILIPEVVTFTRIGELNRQIDALNGEVTALTPAKLEYDKLNAEKRELEQVTAIATQLRATKTYWINDLAAFSAQLPAGSGVAVKSMTIRPMESGALSTLQQNGIYLGKNVVREIDLTGIANSQQAVVTFLKTFETNPNFGVNFKTLQNDEASGKYNFTATVGVVGLAPDAAPPEVVPAPGQAPPAPPAPATSAPASSPPSTLTPGAPLATSSANGGRHVD; translated from the coding sequence GTGGTTGAAATCAACCTGCTGCCCCAGCAGTACCGCAAGCAGAGTGAACCCAGCGCCTGGCGCTTTGCCATGTACGCCCTGGTGCCCGTGACGGTCGCCGCGATCCTGATCCCCGAGGTCGTGACCTTCACCCGGATCGGCGAACTGAACCGGCAGATCGACGCCCTGAACGGCGAGGTCACCGCCCTGACCCCGGCCAAGCTGGAATACGACAAGCTCAACGCCGAGAAGCGCGAACTGGAGCAGGTCACGGCCATCGCCACGCAGCTGCGGGCCACCAAGACCTACTGGATCAACGATCTGGCCGCCTTCAGCGCGCAGTTGCCCGCCGGCAGCGGCGTGGCGGTCAAGAGCATGACCATCCGGCCCATGGAGTCGGGCGCCCTGAGCACCCTGCAGCAGAACGGCATTTATCTGGGCAAGAACGTCGTGCGGGAAATCGACCTGACCGGCATTGCCAACAGTCAGCAGGCGGTGGTGACCTTCCTCAAGACCTTCGAGACCAACCCGAACTTCGGGGTGAATTTCAAGACCCTGCAGAACGACGAAGCCTCCGGCAAATACAACTTCACCGCCACCGTGGGCGTGGTCGGCCTCGCCCCGGACGCGGCCCCGCCGGAAGTGGTGCCCGCGCCCGGACAGGCGCCGCCAGCGCCTCCCGCCCCGGCGACCAGCGCCCCGGCCAGCAGTCCGCCGAGCACACTGACGCCGGGCGCTCCGCTCGCCACCAGCTCCGCGAACGGGGGGCGCCATGTTGACTAA
- the pilM gene encoding type IV pilus assembly protein PilM yields MSSFLQRLMNPRPMALGVEIGTSAIKVVSLRPGSPPSLLHAVMVPTPIGSMRDGLVVEPQAVATELKNLLAEHRITTKYAVTAVPNQSAVTRNIMVPKMDRKDLQEAIKWEAERYIPYPIDDVSLDFDLLDDPSTIPDDGQMEIVIAAAPTEAIARQVEVLRLAGLEPTVVDLKSFAALRALRGNLLGEHLTKSTLTGSNYTEAGEVALVMEIGASSSVINLVRGDRVLLTRNINVAADDFTTALQKSFDLDFSAAEEVKLGYATATTPTEDEEDLLNFDLAREQYSPARVFEVVRPVLGDLITEIRRSLEFYRVQSGDVVIDRTFLAGGGAKLRGLAAAISDALGFRVEVASPWLTVQTDQANVDTGYLQTNAPEFTVPLGLALRGVSSRG; encoded by the coding sequence ATGTCAAGTTTCCTGCAACGCCTCATGAATCCGCGTCCCATGGCCCTTGGCGTGGAGATCGGAACCAGCGCCATCAAAGTGGTGTCCTTGCGGCCTGGTTCTCCGCCGTCCCTCCTGCACGCCGTCATGGTGCCGACGCCGATCGGTTCCATGCGCGACGGTCTGGTGGTCGAACCGCAGGCCGTCGCCACCGAACTCAAGAACCTGCTGGCCGAACACCGCATCACCACCAAATACGCCGTGACCGCCGTGCCCAACCAGTCGGCGGTCACGCGCAACATCATGGTGCCCAAGATGGATCGTAAGGATCTGCAGGAGGCCATCAAGTGGGAGGCCGAGCGCTACATCCCCTACCCCATCGACGACGTGAGCCTGGACTTCGATCTGCTGGACGACCCGAGCACCATCCCCGACGACGGCCAGATGGAGATCGTGATCGCCGCCGCGCCCACCGAGGCGATCGCCCGGCAGGTCGAGGTGCTGCGGCTGGCCGGTCTGGAGCCGACCGTGGTGGATCTCAAGTCCTTCGCGGCGCTGCGGGCCCTGCGCGGCAACCTGCTGGGCGAGCACCTGACCAAGAGCACCCTGACCGGCAGCAACTACACCGAGGCCGGCGAGGTCGCGCTGGTCATGGAGATCGGGGCCAGCTCCTCGGTGATCAACCTGGTGCGCGGCGACCGCGTGCTGCTCACCCGCAACATCAACGTCGCGGCCGACGACTTCACCACCGCACTGCAGAAATCCTTCGATCTGGACTTCAGCGCCGCCGAGGAGGTCAAGCTCGGCTACGCGACCGCCACCACCCCCACCGAGGACGAGGAGGATCTGCTGAACTTCGATCTGGCGCGTGAACAGTATTCCCCGGCCCGCGTCTTCGAGGTCGTGCGGCCGGTGCTGGGCGACCTGATCACCGAGATCCGCCGCTCGCTGGAGTTCTACCGCGTGCAGAGCGGCGACGTGGTCATCGACCGCACCTTCCTGGCCGGCGGCGGCGCCAAGCTGCGCGGGCTGGCCGCCGCCATCAGCGACGCGCTGGGCTTCCGGGTCGAGGTCGCCAGCCCCTGGCTGACGGTTCAGACCGATCAGGCCAACGTGGATACCGGCTACCTGCAGACCAACGCCCCCGAGTTCACGGTGCCCCTGGGCCTGGCCCTGCGGGGGGTGAGCAGCCGTGGTTGA
- the murF gene encoding UDP-N-acetylmuramoyl-tripeptide--D-alanyl-D-alanine ligase: protein MPDPHAPLPFEAAVHPEARPATRLTWDSRTASPEVAFVALPGEKMHGNQFVQGALDAGAPFVLTDLDVPRAVRVADAQAALFAWARSERAHNPHVVGITGSAGKTTAKAYAAAALHAHFMPVFNTMPAIACFLIEHGRSARPLVVEMGIDRLGEMAELVGLVRPDVGVVTAIGPAHLEQLGSLENIVREKGMILRGVRGLVGAQAAPYYPGADYPGVDSYGFGDVTVAGRDLELTPGGARFNFAGVPVQLPLASRVQAEAAVLALGLAQEAGLELAGAAHRLSGVQVPGGRYRVHPGRFTVIDDAYNASPVAVRAALEALGSFAGRRISVLGRMLELGETERSLHAEVGALARQAADLSYGVGAFAAELGERAFRTVPELTADLLATVQDGDVILVKASRGISWTPEQRAQEGVGLDTVVEALLELQAQRPGGLGNAAR from the coding sequence ATGCCCGACCCCCACGCGCCCCTGCCGTTCGAAGCGGCCGTCCACCCCGAGGCCCGGCCCGCCACGCGCCTGACCTGGGACTCGCGGACGGCGTCGCCCGAGGTGGCCTTCGTGGCCCTGCCGGGCGAGAAGATGCACGGCAACCAGTTCGTTCAGGGAGCGCTGGACGCCGGGGCTCCCTTCGTCCTCACCGATCTGGACGTGCCGCGCGCCGTGCGGGTCGCGGACGCCCAGGCCGCACTCTTCGCCTGGGCACGCTCGGAGCGGGCCCACAACCCGCATGTGGTGGGCATCACCGGCAGCGCCGGGAAAACCACGGCCAAGGCCTACGCGGCTGCGGCCCTGCACGCTCACTTCATGCCGGTGTTCAACACCATGCCGGCCATCGCCTGCTTCCTGATCGAACACGGCCGCAGCGCCCGGCCGCTGGTGGTCGAGATGGGCATCGACCGCCTGGGCGAGATGGCCGAGCTGGTGGGTCTGGTGCGGCCGGACGTGGGAGTGGTGACTGCCATCGGCCCGGCGCATCTGGAACAGCTGGGCAGCCTGGAGAACATCGTGCGGGAAAAGGGCATGATCCTGCGGGGCGTGCGCGGGCTGGTCGGGGCGCAGGCGGCCCCCTATTACCCCGGTGCGGATTATCCCGGCGTGGACAGCTACGGCTTCGGGGACGTGACCGTGGCCGGCCGCGACCTGGAGCTGACCCCGGGGGGCGCCCGTTTCAACTTCGCCGGCGTTCCGGTGCAGCTGCCCCTGGCGTCGCGCGTGCAGGCCGAGGCGGCCGTGCTGGCGCTGGGGCTGGCCCAGGAGGCCGGGCTCGAGCTGGCCGGGGCGGCGCACCGGCTCTCGGGCGTGCAGGTGCCGGGCGGCCGCTACCGGGTGCATCCGGGGCGCTTCACCGTGATCGACGACGCCTACAATGCCTCGCCGGTCGCGGTGCGGGCCGCGCTGGAGGCGCTGGGCAGCTTCGCGGGCCGCCGCATCAGCGTGCTGGGCCGGATGCTGGAGCTGGGTGAGACCGAGCGCTCACTGCACGCCGAGGTCGGCGCACTGGCCCGGCAGGCGGCCGACCTCAGCTACGGCGTGGGAGCCTTCGCCGCCGAACTGGGGGAGCGCGCCTTCCGCACCGTGCCCGAGCTGACCGCCGACCTGCTGGCCACGGTGCAGGACGGCGACGTGATCCTCGTCAAGGCCAGCCGGGGCATCTCGTGGACACCGGAACAGCGCGCCCAGGAAGGCGTGGGGCTGGACACGGTGGTGGAAGCCCTGCTGGAGCTGCAGGCTCAGCGGCCCGGCGGTTTGGGGAACGCAGCCAGATAG
- a CDS encoding bifunctional metallophosphatase/5'-nucleotidase produces MKRMPLALMTVSLLLAACSTTPTRPAASPVDVTVLGLNDFHGYLEPTSFPTNQPDPKDATKKLAINAGGIEAISAELIDARKANPNTIFVGGGDLIGASPINSGLLRDEPAVYALNGMGMKVSALGNHEFDQGLDELFRMQNGGCESNDKAKACKFDPNYKGATFKWIGANVKYNTASGKTGTPFAPYSIQEIGGAKIAFVGAVTKTTPGIVSPEGVSMLEFTDEADAVNAVIPELKAKKVDAIIMLIHEGGEISAGSTDDYSTVGCKTLNDQSPIVQIAKRVDVAVTAIISGHSHQGYNCLVPDPKGKDRIVIQGQQYGHLLQRLDLKVDKANHEVMTVRAANLVVNYDTRKANNTLDFAMTQIVGTANNKVAAIKNQFVATLGDPQIQRGIGNARNTETALGDIIADAQLAATQAQGSQIALMNPGGIRADLPDTTQIKADKSVNFGDVFAVQPFGNTMTVMTLTGQQIKDVLEQQFSGANAGTANKLLQVSAGFSYKYTLANPDGQRINIADITFKGAPINPAGSYRVAMNSFLGAGGDNFTVLKGGTNVVQLPNLADVDVLAAYLKANGPSLKNVVQGRITKL; encoded by the coding sequence ATGAAAAGAATGCCCCTTGCGCTGATGACCGTGTCTCTGCTGCTGGCTGCCTGCAGCACCACCCCCACCCGCCCCGCCGCGTCTCCGGTCGACGTGACCGTGCTCGGCCTGAACGACTTCCACGGCTACTTGGAACCCACCTCGTTCCCCACCAACCAGCCCGATCCCAAGGACGCCACGAAAAAGCTCGCCATCAATGCGGGCGGTATCGAGGCGATTTCCGCCGAACTCATCGACGCCCGCAAGGCCAATCCCAACACCATCTTCGTGGGCGGCGGCGACCTGATCGGCGCCAGCCCCATCAATTCCGGCCTGCTGCGCGACGAGCCCGCCGTGTACGCCCTGAACGGCATGGGCATGAAGGTCAGCGCGCTGGGCAACCACGAGTTCGACCAGGGCCTGGACGAGCTGTTCCGGATGCAGAACGGCGGCTGCGAGAGCAACGACAAGGCCAAGGCCTGCAAGTTCGACCCGAACTACAAGGGCGCGACCTTCAAGTGGATCGGTGCGAACGTCAAGTACAACACGGCCTCCGGCAAGACCGGCACGCCCTTCGCCCCCTACTCCATCCAGGAGATCGGCGGCGCGAAGATCGCTTTCGTGGGCGCCGTGACTAAGACCACCCCCGGTATCGTCTCGCCCGAAGGCGTTTCGATGCTGGAATTCACGGACGAGGCCGACGCCGTGAACGCCGTGATTCCCGAGCTGAAGGCGAAGAAGGTGGACGCCATCATCATGCTGATCCACGAGGGTGGCGAGATTTCAGCCGGCAGCACCGACGACTACAGCACAGTGGGCTGCAAGACCCTGAACGACCAGAGCCCTATCGTGCAGATCGCCAAGCGGGTCGACGTGGCGGTCACCGCCATCATCAGCGGCCACAGCCACCAGGGCTACAACTGCCTGGTGCCCGATCCTAAGGGTAAAGACCGCATCGTGATCCAGGGTCAGCAGTACGGTCATCTGCTGCAGCGGCTGGATCTGAAAGTCGACAAGGCCAACCACGAGGTCATGACGGTGAGGGCCGCCAATCTGGTGGTGAACTACGACACGCGCAAGGCAAACAACACCCTGGACTTCGCCATGACCCAGATTGTCGGCACCGCCAACAACAAGGTCGCGGCCATCAAGAACCAGTTCGTGGCCACCCTGGGTGACCCGCAGATCCAGCGTGGCATCGGCAACGCGCGCAACACCGAGACGGCGCTGGGCGACATCATCGCCGACGCGCAGCTGGCCGCCACCCAGGCCCAGGGCAGCCAGATCGCCCTGATGAACCCCGGCGGCATCCGTGCCGACCTCCCCGACACCACCCAGATCAAGGCAGACAAGTCCGTCAACTTCGGCGACGTGTTCGCGGTGCAGCCCTTCGGCAACACCATGACCGTCATGACCCTGACCGGCCAGCAGATCAAGGACGTGCTGGAGCAGCAGTTCAGCGGCGCAAACGCGGGCACGGCCAACAAGCTGTTGCAGGTCTCGGCCGGCTTCAGCTACAAGTACACCCTGGCCAATCCCGACGGCCAGCGCATCAACATCGCGGATATCACCTTCAAGGGGGCGCCGATCAACCCGGCCGGCAGCTACCGCGTGGCCATGAACTCCTTCCTGGGAGCCGGCGGCGACAACTTCACGGTTCTGAAGGGCGGCACGAACGTCGTCCAGCTGCCCAACCTGGCCGACGTGGATGTGCTCGCTGCCTACCTGAAGGCCAACGGCCCGAGCCTGAAGAACGTCGTACAGGGCCGCATCACCAAGCTGTAA